One Haemorhous mexicanus isolate bHaeMex1 chromosome 19, bHaeMex1.pri, whole genome shotgun sequence genomic window carries:
- the SLC25A1 gene encoding tricarboxylate transport protein, mitochondrial isoform X2 has product MRDEQGRLDGTRSLICGLGAGMAEAVLVVCPMETVKVKFIHDQTSPNPKYRGFFHGVREIVREQGLKGTYQGLTATVLKQGSNQAIRFFVMTSLRNWYKGDNPNKVINPIVTGVFGALAGAASVFGNTPLDVVKTRMQGLEAHKYKNTWDCAYQIMKHEGPLAFYKGTVPRLGRVCLDVAIVFIIYDEVVKFLDKVWKTD; this is encoded by the exons ATGAGAGATGAGCAGGGGCGGCTGGACGGCACACGGAGCCTCATCTgcgggctgggggctggcatGGCTGAGGCTGTGCTTGTGGTCTGCCCCATGGAGACTGTGAAG GTGAAGTTTATCCATGACCAGACCTCTCCCAACCCCAAATACCGTGGTTTCTTCCATGGCGTCCGGGAGATCGTTCGGGAACAGG GACTGAAGGGGACCTACCAGGGCTTGACTGCAACTGTCCTCAAGCAAGGATCAAACCAGGCCATCCGCTTCTTCGTCATGACCTCCCTCAGGAACTGGTACAAAG GGGACAATCCCAACAAGGTCATTAACCCCATCGTAACAGGGGTGTTTGGAGCCCTTGCTGGAGCTGCGAGTGTCTTCGGCAACACTCCCTTGGATGTGGTGAAGACCAGAATGCAG gGGCTGGAAGCGCACAAGTACAAGAACACCTGGGACTGTGCCTACCAGATCATGAAACACGAAGGGCCCCTGGC GTTTTACAAGGGTACAGTGCCTCGCTTGGGCCGTGTGTGTCTTGATGTGGCCATTGTCTTCATCATCTACGATGAGGTGGTCAAATTCCTCGACAAGGTGTGGAAAACGGACTGA
- the LOC132336378 gene encoding somatomedin-B and thrombospondin type-1 domain-containing protein-like isoform X2, protein MEPRGGGAEGNELCPPAQPGGGAARPELPPAQPSLLIQCPLERGRAIIPRGSQAPGAMRGPLLWVGWLLATGCLVGATGSCRHRCCPGRNNACWAPGTRRARCYCDSYCQRTGDCCQDYLSTCRRAAVGCAVGPWGPWSGCSSPCGVGSRARSRQVTVPPRHGGDPCPDLKQRRGCLGQHPTCRTAEAALLPEVAKILPNSFGQGFRDPWRRAGLPLPEELSGSPHPSSCGYFRLTQVGSLCRGRAWSRRLQRGKQVCVECWGNLPHRRPHCTGHGLPGARTFWVAASVVGCQGLWVQEGLREGCVCSPPALIFV, encoded by the exons ATGGAGCCGAGGGGCGGTGGAGCAGAAGGGAACGAGCTTTGTCCCCCCGCCCAGCCCGGGGGCGGTGCGGCACGGCCGGAGCTCCCCCCCGCGCAGCCCTCGCTCCTCATCCAGTGTCCGCTGGAGCGGGGCAGAGCCATCATCCCGCGGGGCTCGCAGGCTCCCGGTGCCATGCGGGGCCCGCTGCTCTGggtgggctggctgctggccacCGGCTGCCTGGTAGGAGCCACGGGCAGCTGCCGGCACCGCTGCTGTCCCGGCAGGAACAACGCCTGCTGGGCCCCCGGCACCCGCCGGGCTCGCTGCTACTGCGACTCGTACTGCCAGCGGACGGGAGACTGCTGCCAGGACTACCTCAGCACGTGCCGCCGTGCCG CGGTGGGCTGTGCCGTGGGGCCCTGGGGGCCGTGGAGCGGGTGCAGCTCCCCATGCGGGGTTGGCAGCAGGGCCCGCAGCCGCCAGGTCACTGTGCCGCCCCGGCACGGCGGGGATCCCTGTCCTGACCTCAAGCAGCGCCGCGGCTGCCTGGGGCAGCACCCGACCTGCAGGACGGCCGAAG CTGCTCTTCTGCCAGAGGTAGCCAAGATACTCCCCAACTCCTTCGGCCAGGGCTTCAGAGATCCCTGGCGAAGAGCTGGGCTGCCACTGCCGGAGGAGCTCTCTGG ctccccccatcccagctcctgcgGATATTTCCGCCTGACCCAGGTGGGGTCCCTGTGCCGCGGGCGCGCCTGGAGCCGCCGGCTGCAGCGGGGCAAGCAGGTGTGTGTGGAATGCTGGGGGAATCTGCCCCACCGCCGTCCCCACTGCACCGGACACGGGCTGCCAGGAGCCAG GACATTTTGGGTGGCTGCTTCTGTGGTGGGGTGCCAGGGCTTGTGGGTGCAGGAGGGACTGCGGGAGGGCTGTGTCTGCTCCCCACCAGCTCTCATCTTTGTGTAG
- the SLC25A1 gene encoding tricarboxylate transport protein, mitochondrial isoform X1: MPAPAAPRSLAAAAAPAGKAKLTHPGKAILAGGLAGGIEICITFPTEYVKTQLQLDEKANPPRYKGIGDCVKQTVRDHGIRGLYRGLSSLLYGSIPKAAVRFGTFEFLSNQMRDEQGRLDGTRSLICGLGAGMAEAVLVVCPMETVKVKFIHDQTSPNPKYRGFFHGVREIVREQGLKGTYQGLTATVLKQGSNQAIRFFVMTSLRNWYKGDNPNKVINPIVTGVFGALAGAASVFGNTPLDVVKTRMQGLEAHKYKNTWDCAYQIMKHEGPLAFYKGTVPRLGRVCLDVAIVFIIYDEVVKFLDKVWKTD; this comes from the exons AtgcccgcccccgccgcgccccgcagcctggctgccgccgccgcccccgccggcaAGGCCAAGCTCACGCACCCCGGCAAGGCCATCCTGGCAG GTGGCCTGGCTGGAGGGATCGAGATCTGCATCACGTTCCCCACCGAGTATGTGaagacacagctccagctggatgAGAAGGCAAACCCTCCCCGCTACAAGGGCATTG GGGACTGTGTGAAGCAGACTGTCCGTGACCATGGCATCCGGGGGCTGTACCGGGGGCTCAGCTCGCTGCTGTACGGCTCCATCCCCAAGGCTGCCGTCAG GTTCGGGACATTCGAGTTCCTCAGCAACCAGATGAGAGATGAGCAGGGGCGGCTGGACGGCACACGGAGCCTCATCTgcgggctgggggctggcatGGCTGAGGCTGTGCTTGTGGTCTGCCCCATGGAGACTGTGAAG GTGAAGTTTATCCATGACCAGACCTCTCCCAACCCCAAATACCGTGGTTTCTTCCATGGCGTCCGGGAGATCGTTCGGGAACAGG GACTGAAGGGGACCTACCAGGGCTTGACTGCAACTGTCCTCAAGCAAGGATCAAACCAGGCCATCCGCTTCTTCGTCATGACCTCCCTCAGGAACTGGTACAAAG GGGACAATCCCAACAAGGTCATTAACCCCATCGTAACAGGGGTGTTTGGAGCCCTTGCTGGAGCTGCGAGTGTCTTCGGCAACACTCCCTTGGATGTGGTGAAGACCAGAATGCAG gGGCTGGAAGCGCACAAGTACAAGAACACCTGGGACTGTGCCTACCAGATCATGAAACACGAAGGGCCCCTGGC GTTTTACAAGGGTACAGTGCCTCGCTTGGGCCGTGTGTGTCTTGATGTGGCCATTGTCTTCATCATCTACGATGAGGTGGTCAAATTCCTCGACAAGGTGTGGAAAACGGACTGA
- the LOC132336378 gene encoding SCO-spondin-like isoform X1, producing the protein MEPRGGGAEGNELCPPAQPGGGAARPELPPAQPSLLIQCPLERGRAIIPRGSQAPGAMRGPLLWVGWLLATGCLVGATGSCRHRCCPGRNNACWAPGTRRARCYCDSYCQRTGDCCQDYLSTCRRAAVGCAVGPWGPWSGCSSPCGVGSRARSRQVTVPPRHGGDPCPDLKQRRGCLGQHPTCRTAEAALLPEVAKILPNSFGQGFRDPWRRAGLPLPEELSGYVWGRGPSVTPVPKAGAPPAPPAVMASLHPQTQRLLAPPSHYFSPFLKPWPHCIPIQNHGSLHAHRTTILPTLQTRIPLHPPRAITLPTFPTEAPLPPPKPTSPLYPNPSTTHHNLGPTFRPPFSLFSPPMFPPLQLPPSQLLRIFPPDPGGVPVPRARLEPPAAAGQAGVCGMLGESAPPPSPLHRTRAARSQDILGGCFCGGVPGLVGAGGTAGGLCLLPTSSHLCVGSPWEGLLFTLGASSLCFPLNILLKNGKTLLIKTKNKGIAEVW; encoded by the exons ATGGAGCCGAGGGGCGGTGGAGCAGAAGGGAACGAGCTTTGTCCCCCCGCCCAGCCCGGGGGCGGTGCGGCACGGCCGGAGCTCCCCCCCGCGCAGCCCTCGCTCCTCATCCAGTGTCCGCTGGAGCGGGGCAGAGCCATCATCCCGCGGGGCTCGCAGGCTCCCGGTGCCATGCGGGGCCCGCTGCTCTGggtgggctggctgctggccacCGGCTGCCTGGTAGGAGCCACGGGCAGCTGCCGGCACCGCTGCTGTCCCGGCAGGAACAACGCCTGCTGGGCCCCCGGCACCCGCCGGGCTCGCTGCTACTGCGACTCGTACTGCCAGCGGACGGGAGACTGCTGCCAGGACTACCTCAGCACGTGCCGCCGTGCCG CGGTGGGCTGTGCCGTGGGGCCCTGGGGGCCGTGGAGCGGGTGCAGCTCCCCATGCGGGGTTGGCAGCAGGGCCCGCAGCCGCCAGGTCACTGTGCCGCCCCGGCACGGCGGGGATCCCTGTCCTGACCTCAAGCAGCGCCGCGGCTGCCTGGGGCAGCACCCGACCTGCAGGACGGCCGAAG CTGCTCTTCTGCCAGAGGTAGCCAAGATACTCCCCAACTCCTTCGGCCAGGGCTTCAGAGATCCCTGGCGAAGAGCTGGGCTGCCACTGCCGGAGGAGCTCTCTGGGTACGTGTGGGGCCGGGGCCCCTCTGTAACCCCCGTTCCCAAAGCCGGGGCCCCTCCTGCACCCCCTGCGGTCATGGCCTCTTtgcacccccagacccagcGCCTTCTTGCTCCCCCCAGCCATTACTTTTCTCCCTTCCTCAAACCATGGCCCCATTGCATCCCCATACAAAACCATGGCTCTCTGCATGCCCACAGAACCACCATCCTTCCCACCCTCCAAACTAGGATCCCTCTGCACCCCCCTAGAGCCATCACCCTTCCCACCTTCCCAACCGAGgcccctctcccaccccccaaacccacatcCCCTTTATACCCCAATCCATCAACAACCCACCACAACCTCGGCCCTACCTTCCGACCaccattttccctcttttctcctcccatgttccctcctctccagctccccccatcccagctcctgcgGATATTTCCGCCTGACCCAGGTGGGGTCCCTGTGCCGCGGGCGCGCCTGGAGCCGCCGGCTGCAGCGGGGCAAGCAGGTGTGTGTGGAATGCTGGGGGAATCTGCCCCACCGCCGTCCCCACTGCACCGGACACGGGCTGCCAGGAGCCAG GACATTTTGGGTGGCTGCTTCTGTGGTGGGGTGCCAGGGCTTGTGGGTGCAGGAGGGACTGCGGGAGGGCTGTGTCTGCTCCCCACCAGCTCTCATCTTTGTGTAGGATCCCCCTGGGAAG GTTTGCTGTTCACCCTTGGTGCCAGCTCCctctgttttccattaaatattttgctgaaGAATGGAAAAACCCTTCTTATAAAGACTAAAAATAAGGGAATTGCTGAAGTGTGGTGA